A single Vigna radiata var. radiata cultivar VC1973A chromosome 8, Vradiata_ver6, whole genome shotgun sequence DNA region contains:
- the LOC106772234 gene encoding putative membrane-bound O-acyltransferase C24H6.01c isoform X1 — protein MATSANSSKSGNWKRKELWFLVIYAIVFYVIIINRSLQLSRDYHKQLSGLRPGWLLANHLNDVSDAQWKNFRGNVPVLTLVFGIFTLLAYLMKASFDLRVRGMSIVWLLFSLAYLSYLHGACIVFILSIATGNFILVKIFAQKEYFPLIVWSYNILFLLCNRIYEGYSFSIFGQQWAFLENYRGSFRWHICFNFVVLRMISFGFDYHWTNRESHFDEEKHYQRCHICKSGKSCYQVLQERSLHSDRFGYITYLSYLVYAPLYIAGPILSFNAFASQLDVPQNAISVRKVTLYGFRWMLSMILMELMTHLCYYNAFAKSDLWKHLSPMDVFIIGYGVLNFMWLKFLLIWRFFRFWSLINGIEAPENMPKCINNCHNLEGFWKNWHASFNKWLVRYIYIPLGGSKKKLLNVWVIFTFVAIWHDLEWKLLSWAWLTCLFFIPELVFKSAGKAFQAQSSFGVCIFRELSAVAGAVTITCLMVANLVGFVVGPGGINWLLSSFLQKEGLPVLGGMLVTFYVGTKIMFHIDEAKQRLS, from the exons ATGGCTACATCTGCTAATTCCAGTAAGAGCGGGAACTGGAAGCGAAAAGAATTGTGGTTTCTTGTGATTTATGCAATCGTTTTCTATGTTATTATCATCAACCGTTCACTTCAACTCTCTCGCG ATTATCACAAACAGCTGTCAGGTTTACGCCCGGGTTGGCTCTTAGCTAATCACCTCAAT GATGTTTCAGATGCTCAGTGGAAGAATTTTAGAGGGAATGTACCTGTTCTTACTCTCGTCTTTGGAATTTTCACTCTTCTTGCCTACTTGATGAAAGCTTCCTTTGACTTAAGAGTTAGAGGAATGTCCATTGTGTggcttttgttttctttggcCTACTTGTCATATCTTCATGGAGCATG CATTGTTTTTATCCTATCAATAGCTACTGGtaattttattcttgtaaaG ATATTTGCACAGAAGGAGTACTTTCCACTTATAGTTTGGAGTTACAACATATTGTTTCTTCTCTGTAATCGGATTTACGAAGGATATTCATTCTCTATATTTGG GCAACAATGGGCATTTTTGGAAAATTACCGAGGCAGCTTTAGGTGGCACATATGCTtcaattttg TTGTTTTGCGCATGATAAGCTTCGGATTTGATTATCACTGGACTAATCGAGAGTCTCATTTTGATGAGGag AAGCATTATCAACGTTGTCATATTTGTAAATCCGGAAAATCATGCTATCAAGTTTTACAG GAGAGAAGTCTGCACAGTGACAGGTTTGGATATATCACATACCTTTCTTATTTGGTATATGCACCCCTTTATATCGCTGGTCCAATACTGAGCTTCAATGCTTTTGCCTCACAG TTAGATGTTCCTCAAAACGCTATTTCGGTTAGAAAGGTGACACTTTATGGTTTCCGCTGGATGTTGAGTATGATTCTCATGGAATTAATGACTCATCTATGCTACTATAACGCTTTTGCTAAGAG TGATTTGTGGAAGCACTTATCGCCTATGGACGTGTTCATCATTGGATATGGT GTATTAAACTTCATGTGGCTAAAATTCTTATTGATCTGGCGCTTTTTCCGATTTTGGTCACTG ATAAATGGAATTGAGGCTCCGGAAAACATGCCAAAATGCATTAATAACTGCCACAACTTGGAAGGCTTCTGGAAAAATTGGCATGCTTCCTTCAACAAGTGGCTTGTGAG GTATATTTACATTCCTCTTGGTGGATCTAAGAAAAAGCTACTAAATGTGTGGGTTATATTCACATTTGTTGCAATCTGGCATGATTTAGAGTG GAAGCTTCTTTCATGGGCATGGTTGACCTGTTTATTCTTCATCCCTGAGTTGGTTTTTAAATCAGCAGGAAAAGCCTTTCAG GCTCAAAGTTCTTTTGGAGTATGCATATTTCGTGAACTCAGTGCTGTTGCTGGGGCAGTCACAATTACGTGCCTCATG GTGGCTAATCTGGTTGGGTTTGTGGTTGGACCGGGAGGCATTAACTGGCtgctttcttctttccttcagAAGGAAG GTTTGCCAGTCCTTGGTGGCATGCTTGTGACATTTTACGTTGGAACAAAG ATTATGTTCCACATTGACGAGGCTAAGCAAAGGTTGTCCTGA
- the LOC106772235 gene encoding endonuclease 2 isoform X1 — protein MKCYKIQLLVTLSFILLLPNTKGWGEDGHAIVCRIAQSRLSDSAADAVKNLLPKYAQNDLGSVCSWADRVRFYLHWSSALHFADTPDKLCNYQYDRDCKDQDGEKGRCVVGAIKNYTDQLLDYGKDTQYNLTQALLFLSHFMGDVHQPLHVGFTSDKGGNLINIHWYRRKQNLHHVWDVNIIETAEERFYDSDINGFTKAIQENITKTWSDQVRGWETCNSKETTCPDIYASEGIEAACKWAYKDAPEGSVLEDDYFLSRLPEVSLRLAQGGVRLAATLNRIFG, from the exons ATGAAGTGCTACAAAATCCAGTTATTGGTCACACTTTCATTCATTCTTTTGCTTCCAAACACCAAAGGCTGGGGAGAAGATGGCCACGCCATAGTTTGTAGGATTGCTCAG TCTCGCCTCAGCGATTCAGCAGCAGATGCTGTGAAAAATCTGCTGCCAAAATATGCACAAAACGACTTGGGGAGCGTGTGTTCATGGGCTGATCGTGTCAGGTTTTATTTGCACTGGTCTTCTGCATTGCACTTTGCTGATACGCCAGACAAGCTTTGCAATTATCAGTATGACA GGGATTGCAAGGATCAGGATGGTGAGAAGGGAAGATGTGTTGTGGGAGCAATTAAGAATTACACAGACCAACTCCTGGACTATGGCAAAGACACTCAAT ATAACCTCACACAAGCTCTTCTGTTCCTCTCTCACTTTATGGGAGATGTACATCAG CCTCTACATGTGGGATTTACCTCTGACAAAGGAGGCAATTTAATTAACATTCACTGGTACAGAAGGAAGCAAAATCTTCACCAT GTTTGGGATGTCAACATAATTGAGACAGCCGAAGAAAGATTCTATGACTCAGACATAAACGGCTTCACCAAAGCCATTCAAGAGAATATAACG AAAACATGGTCTGATCAAGTACGCGGATGGGAAACCTGCAATTCTAAGGAAACTACTTGCCCAGATAT ATATGCTTCTGAAGGCATTGAAGCAGCCTGCAAATGGGCATATAAAGATGCTCCTGAAGGTTCAGTGCTAGAAG ACGATTACTTTCTATCACGTTTGCCAGAGGTCAGTTTGCGATTAGCTCAAGGAGGAGTTCGATTGGCTGCAACTCTCAATCGTATTTTTGGCTGA
- the LOC106772235 gene encoding endonuclease 2 isoform X2, translating into MKCYKIQLLVTLSFILLLPNTKGWGEDGHAIVCRIAQSRLSDSAADAVKNLLPKYAQNDLGSVCSWADRVRFYLHWSSALHFADTPDKLCNYQYDRDCKDQDGEKGRCVVGAIKNYTDQLLDYGKDTQYNLTQALLFLSHFMGDVHQPLHVGFTSDKGGNLINIHWYRRKQNLHHKTWSDQVRGWETCNSKETTCPDIYASEGIEAACKWAYKDAPEGSVLEDDYFLSRLPEVSLRLAQGGVRLAATLNRIFG; encoded by the exons ATGAAGTGCTACAAAATCCAGTTATTGGTCACACTTTCATTCATTCTTTTGCTTCCAAACACCAAAGGCTGGGGAGAAGATGGCCACGCCATAGTTTGTAGGATTGCTCAG TCTCGCCTCAGCGATTCAGCAGCAGATGCTGTGAAAAATCTGCTGCCAAAATATGCACAAAACGACTTGGGGAGCGTGTGTTCATGGGCTGATCGTGTCAGGTTTTATTTGCACTGGTCTTCTGCATTGCACTTTGCTGATACGCCAGACAAGCTTTGCAATTATCAGTATGACA GGGATTGCAAGGATCAGGATGGTGAGAAGGGAAGATGTGTTGTGGGAGCAATTAAGAATTACACAGACCAACTCCTGGACTATGGCAAAGACACTCAAT ATAACCTCACACAAGCTCTTCTGTTCCTCTCTCACTTTATGGGAGATGTACATCAG CCTCTACATGTGGGATTTACCTCTGACAAAGGAGGCAATTTAATTAACATTCACTGGTACAGAAGGAAGCAAAATCTTCACCAT AAAACATGGTCTGATCAAGTACGCGGATGGGAAACCTGCAATTCTAAGGAAACTACTTGCCCAGATAT ATATGCTTCTGAAGGCATTGAAGCAGCCTGCAAATGGGCATATAAAGATGCTCCTGAAGGTTCAGTGCTAGAAG ACGATTACTTTCTATCACGTTTGCCAGAGGTCAGTTTGCGATTAGCTCAAGGAGGAGTTCGATTGGCTGCAACTCTCAATCGTATTTTTGGCTGA
- the LOC106772235 gene encoding endonuclease 2 isoform X3 — MKCYKIQLLVTLSFILLLPNTKGWGEDGHAIVCRIAQSRLSDSAADAVKNLLPKYAQNDLGSVCSWADRVRFYLHWSSALHFADTPDKLCNYQYDRDCKDQDGEKGRCVVGAIKNYTDQLLDYGKDTQYNLTQALLFLSHFMGDVHQPLHVGFTSDKGGNLINIHWYRRKQNLHHVWDVNIIETAEERFYDSDINGFTKAIQENITKTWSDQVRGWETCNSKETTCPDIGFF; from the exons ATGAAGTGCTACAAAATCCAGTTATTGGTCACACTTTCATTCATTCTTTTGCTTCCAAACACCAAAGGCTGGGGAGAAGATGGCCACGCCATAGTTTGTAGGATTGCTCAG TCTCGCCTCAGCGATTCAGCAGCAGATGCTGTGAAAAATCTGCTGCCAAAATATGCACAAAACGACTTGGGGAGCGTGTGTTCATGGGCTGATCGTGTCAGGTTTTATTTGCACTGGTCTTCTGCATTGCACTTTGCTGATACGCCAGACAAGCTTTGCAATTATCAGTATGACA GGGATTGCAAGGATCAGGATGGTGAGAAGGGAAGATGTGTTGTGGGAGCAATTAAGAATTACACAGACCAACTCCTGGACTATGGCAAAGACACTCAAT ATAACCTCACACAAGCTCTTCTGTTCCTCTCTCACTTTATGGGAGATGTACATCAG CCTCTACATGTGGGATTTACCTCTGACAAAGGAGGCAATTTAATTAACATTCACTGGTACAGAAGGAAGCAAAATCTTCACCAT GTTTGGGATGTCAACATAATTGAGACAGCCGAAGAAAGATTCTATGACTCAGACATAAACGGCTTCACCAAAGCCATTCAAGAGAATATAACG AAAACATGGTCTGATCAAGTACGCGGATGGGAAACCTGCAATTCTAAGGAAACTACTTGCCCAGATAT TGGGTTTTTTTAG
- the LOC106772234 gene encoding putative membrane-bound O-acyltransferase C24H6.01c isoform X2 — protein sequence MWEKCLSNGEYGDVFGGGGLGIVEGQIFAQKEYFPLIVWSYNILFLLCNRIYEGYSFSIFGQQWAFLENYRGSFRWHICFNFVVLRMISFGFDYHWTNRESHFDEEKHYQRCHICKSGKSCYQVLQERSLHSDRFGYITYLSYLVYAPLYIAGPILSFNAFASQLDVPQNAISVRKVTLYGFRWMLSMILMELMTHLCYYNAFAKSDLWKHLSPMDVFIIGYGVLNFMWLKFLLIWRFFRFWSLINGIEAPENMPKCINNCHNLEGFWKNWHASFNKWLVRYIYIPLGGSKKKLLNVWVIFTFVAIWHDLEWKLLSWAWLTCLFFIPELVFKSAGKAFQAQSSFGVCIFRELSAVAGAVTITCLMVANLVGFVVGPGGINWLLSSFLQKEGLPVLGGMLVTFYVGTKIMFHIDEAKQRLS from the exons ATGTGGGAGAAATGTCTTTCCAATGGAGAATATGGAGATGTTTTTGGCGGAGGGGGATTGGGTATTGTAGAAGGGCAG ATATTTGCACAGAAGGAGTACTTTCCACTTATAGTTTGGAGTTACAACATATTGTTTCTTCTCTGTAATCGGATTTACGAAGGATATTCATTCTCTATATTTGG GCAACAATGGGCATTTTTGGAAAATTACCGAGGCAGCTTTAGGTGGCACATATGCTtcaattttg TTGTTTTGCGCATGATAAGCTTCGGATTTGATTATCACTGGACTAATCGAGAGTCTCATTTTGATGAGGag AAGCATTATCAACGTTGTCATATTTGTAAATCCGGAAAATCATGCTATCAAGTTTTACAG GAGAGAAGTCTGCACAGTGACAGGTTTGGATATATCACATACCTTTCTTATTTGGTATATGCACCCCTTTATATCGCTGGTCCAATACTGAGCTTCAATGCTTTTGCCTCACAG TTAGATGTTCCTCAAAACGCTATTTCGGTTAGAAAGGTGACACTTTATGGTTTCCGCTGGATGTTGAGTATGATTCTCATGGAATTAATGACTCATCTATGCTACTATAACGCTTTTGCTAAGAG TGATTTGTGGAAGCACTTATCGCCTATGGACGTGTTCATCATTGGATATGGT GTATTAAACTTCATGTGGCTAAAATTCTTATTGATCTGGCGCTTTTTCCGATTTTGGTCACTG ATAAATGGAATTGAGGCTCCGGAAAACATGCCAAAATGCATTAATAACTGCCACAACTTGGAAGGCTTCTGGAAAAATTGGCATGCTTCCTTCAACAAGTGGCTTGTGAG GTATATTTACATTCCTCTTGGTGGATCTAAGAAAAAGCTACTAAATGTGTGGGTTATATTCACATTTGTTGCAATCTGGCATGATTTAGAGTG GAAGCTTCTTTCATGGGCATGGTTGACCTGTTTATTCTTCATCCCTGAGTTGGTTTTTAAATCAGCAGGAAAAGCCTTTCAG GCTCAAAGTTCTTTTGGAGTATGCATATTTCGTGAACTCAGTGCTGTTGCTGGGGCAGTCACAATTACGTGCCTCATG GTGGCTAATCTGGTTGGGTTTGTGGTTGGACCGGGAGGCATTAACTGGCtgctttcttctttccttcagAAGGAAG GTTTGCCAGTCCTTGGTGGCATGCTTGTGACATTTTACGTTGGAACAAAG ATTATGTTCCACATTGACGAGGCTAAGCAAAGGTTGTCCTGA
- the LOC106770714 gene encoding VQ motif-containing protein 8, chloroplastic, whose amino-acid sequence MRPGAELYCFQEQPRKVINGPRPSPLMINKDSHMIRKPSRCVDAQTNLQRPQRIKPIIIYTQSPKVIHTKAKDFMALVQRLTGRSSTSHNVSTASLPQDTSENLGSYLSDGSNNNSNETSSALRRGAENLIENGAIVPCSPSHLDFADMPLFTPNPSDLFSSSRSSVFKYSDSPYGVLGSLISPSALEFMKELSEY is encoded by the coding sequence ATGAGGCCTGGTGCGGAGTTGTATTGCTTTCAAGAGCAGCCAAGGAAGGTGATCAACGGTCCTCGTCCTTCTCCTTTGATGATCAACAAAGATTCCCACATGATACGAAAGCCTTCAAGGTGTGTTGATGCACAAACCAATCTCCAGAGACCACAGAGGATTAAACCCATCATCATTTACACTCAATCACCCAAGGTTATCCATACCAAGGCTAAAGATTTCATGGCTCTTGTTCAGAGACTTACTGGTAGGTCAAGCACCAGTCACAACGTGTCCACTGCTTCACTGCCTCAAGACACCTCTGAGAATCTCGGGTCATATTTGTCTGATGGTTCCAACAACAACAGTAATGAAACAAGTTCAGCTCTTAGGAGGGGTGCTGAGAATTTGATAGAGAATGGTGCAATCGTTCCTTGTAGTCCTTCTCACCTGGATTTTGCTGATATGCCACTTTTCACTCCAAATCCATCGGATCTCTTTTCCTCATCTCGATCATCAGTGTTTAAATATTCTGATTCCCCGTATGGGGTTTTGGGAAGTTTGATATCCCCTTCTGCTTTGGAATTCATGAAAGAACTGTCTGAATATTGA
- the LOC106770713 gene encoding uncharacterized protein LOC106770713 — protein sequence MYHQNLNFFSHLQPHSLAYTFCKWGPFILTLLATLLILRFRQTTTSIPLSTADYDYSDTEDDDHDDASSSISELEDDQEEEKQEERTNECFRMGGSTNDDPQFLRRPSFGDFLSLSEIANTKSVVKLWDSIGFGLGFDRSCSSSNENVVSVYHGEHGLCPNQTVLVSAGENAAGNLAMRVWDVRLRRRIPAVMAEWGSSLGKVVGIESCEVHKVFVRDNGGYGVTVGDIRKAKSPLEKE from the exons ATGTACCACCAAAATCTAAATTTCTTCTCTCACCTTCAACCTCATTCCTTAGCTTACACCTTCTGCAAATGGGGTCCTTTCATTCTCACGCTTCTCGCCACCCTTCTCATTCTCCGCTTCCGCCAGACCACCACTTCCATCCCGCTCAGCACCGCCGATTATGATTACTCTGATACCGAAGATGACGACCACGATGATGCATCATCCTCAATATCGGAGCTCGAAGACgaccaagaagaagaaaaacaagaagagagaACGAATGAGTGTTTCAGAATGGGAGGCTCCACAAACGACGATCCTCAGTTCCTACGACGTCCTAGCTTTGGTGATTTCTTGTCGCTTTCGGAAATCGCCAACACGAAAAGCGTCGTAAAGTTATGGGACTCTATAGGGTTTGGGCTAGGGTTTGACCGTTCATGTTCTTCCTCCAATGAAAACGTGGTGTCCGTTTACCACGGAGAACATGGACTCTGCCCTAATCAGACGGTGTTGGTTTCTGCCGGAGAAAATGCGGCGGGTAATTTAGCGATGAGGGTTTGGGACGTGCGGCTTCGGCGGCGGATACCGGCGGTGATGGCGGAGTGGGGGTCGAGTCTTGGAAAGGTCGTTGGAATTGAATCGTGCGAAGTACACAAGGTTTTCGTCAGAGATAACGGTGGTTACGGCGTGACAGTTGGTGACATCAGAAAAGCGAAATCGCCGTTGGAAAAG GAGTAA